One Bradyrhizobium sp. CCGB12 genomic window carries:
- the smpB gene encoding SsrA-binding protein SmpB, producing MADKNERPIKVMAENRKARFNYAIEDTIEAGIALTGTEVKSIRNGKSTIAESYADSKNGEIWLINATIPEYLQGNRFNHEPKRPRKLLLHRRQINKLMGAVDREGMTLIPLKLYFNERGRAKLQLAVAKGKKLHDKRESEKKRDWSREKGRLMRARG from the coding sequence ATGGCCGATAAGAACGAACGTCCAATCAAGGTCATGGCGGAAAATCGCAAGGCCCGCTTCAACTACGCCATCGAGGATACGATCGAGGCGGGCATTGCGCTCACCGGCACCGAGGTCAAGTCGATCCGCAACGGCAAGAGCACGATCGCGGAATCCTATGCCGATTCCAAGAACGGTGAGATCTGGCTGATCAACGCCACCATTCCCGAATATCTCCAGGGCAATCGCTTCAACCACGAGCCCAAGCGTCCGCGAAAGCTGCTGCTGCATCGCCGGCAGATCAACAAGCTGATGGGTGCGGTCGACCGCGAGGGCATGACGCTGATCCCGCTCAAGCTTTACTTCAACGAGCGCGGTCGGGCGAAGCTGCAGCTGGCGGTTGCAAAGGGCAAGAAGCTGCACGACAAGCGCGAGTCCGAGAAGAAGCGCGACTGGAGCCGGGAGAAGGGCCGTCTGATGCGGGCGAGGGGATAG
- the mscL gene encoding large conductance mechanosensitive channel protein MscL, with protein MSVEERGTRMLKEFREFAMKGNVVDLAVGVIIGAAFGAIVTSLVGDVIMPIIGAATGGLDFSNYFVPLSKAVTATNLADAKKQGAVLAYGSFLTLTINFIIVAFVLFLVIRAMNTLKRKEEAKPAEPPKPSAEVELLTEIRDLLKK; from the coding sequence ATGAGCGTCGAAGAAAGGGGCACACGGATGCTCAAGGAGTTCCGCGAGTTCGCCATGAAGGGCAACGTCGTCGATCTCGCGGTCGGCGTCATCATCGGCGCGGCCTTCGGCGCCATCGTCACTTCGCTGGTCGGCGACGTCATCATGCCGATCATCGGCGCCGCCACCGGCGGGCTCGACTTCTCGAATTATTTCGTCCCCTTGTCGAAGGCGGTCACCGCCACCAACTTAGCGGATGCGAAAAAGCAAGGTGCAGTGCTTGCTTACGGTAGCTTTCTCACGCTGACGATCAACTTCATCATCGTCGCCTTCGTGCTGTTCCTGGTGATCCGTGCCATGAACACCTTGAAGCGCAAAGAGGAGGCCAAGCCCGCGGAGCCGCCGAAGCCGTCGGCCGAGGTCGAGCTGCTGACCGAGATCCGCGACCTCCTCAAGAAGTGA
- the dapA gene encoding 4-hydroxy-tetrahydrodipicolinate synthase, protein MAAKTKFRGSFTALVTPFKNGSLDEAAFRSLVNWQISEGTNGLVPVGTTGESPTLSHDEHKKVVEWCIAEAKGRVPVVAGAGSNSTKEAIELAQHAEKAGADAVLVVTPYYNKPTQEGMYQHFKAINDAIGIPIIIYNIPPRSVIDMSVDTMKRLWELKNIAGVKDATASMVRVSQQRAAMGEDFNQLSGEDATILGYMAHGGHGCISVTSNVAPRLCSEFQAAWAKGDHATALRLHDKLMPLHNNLFIESNPAPIKYAMSLLGKLDETLRLPMVPVSEPTRVAVRSAMVHAGLIN, encoded by the coding sequence ATGGCAGCCAAGACGAAATTCCGGGGGTCGTTCACCGCCTTGGTCACGCCGTTCAAGAACGGCTCGCTGGACGAGGCGGCGTTCCGCTCCCTGGTCAACTGGCAGATCTCCGAGGGCACCAACGGCCTGGTCCCGGTCGGCACCACCGGCGAGAGCCCGACGCTCAGCCACGACGAGCACAAGAAGGTCGTCGAATGGTGCATCGCTGAAGCCAAGGGCCGCGTGCCCGTCGTTGCCGGTGCCGGCTCCAACTCGACCAAGGAGGCGATCGAACTCGCCCAGCACGCCGAGAAGGCGGGCGCGGACGCCGTGCTTGTGGTGACGCCGTACTACAACAAGCCGACCCAGGAAGGCATGTACCAGCACTTCAAGGCGATCAACGACGCGATCGGGATTCCGATCATCATCTACAACATTCCGCCGCGCTCGGTGATCGACATGTCGGTCGACACCATGAAGCGGCTGTGGGAGTTGAAGAACATAGCCGGCGTCAAGGACGCCACCGCCAGCATGGTCCGCGTGTCGCAGCAGCGCGCGGCGATGGGCGAGGACTTCAACCAGCTTTCGGGCGAGGACGCGACCATCCTCGGCTACATGGCCCATGGCGGCCACGGCTGCATCTCGGTGACGTCGAACGTCGCACCGCGCCTGTGCTCGGAGTTCCAGGCTGCCTGGGCGAAGGGCGACCACGCCACCGCCTTGAGGCTGCACGACAAGCTGATGCCGCTGCACAACAATCTTTTCATCGAAAGCAATCCGGCGCCGATCAAGTATGCGATGTCGCTGCTCGGCAAGCTGGACGAGACGTTGCGGCTGCCGATGGTGCCGGTCTCCGAGCCGACGCGCGTTGCCGTGCGCAGCGCGATGGTTCACGCCGGCCTGATCAACTGA